A genomic segment from Actinomadura hallensis encodes:
- a CDS encoding plasmid replication, integration and excision activator, giving the protein MGAMVMAVQGPFKVAFGDVFPYGAFVKGGVEPVRDFDRSTRENFVQARDKDTGELVWSVEVLDADPESKGTFKVKLMAPVQPIIPEAPAGFPFVPVEFDGLAVTPYVNSGTGRLAYSLKAAAVRPANFNKGGGAARGSGKDAAAKDAA; this is encoded by the coding sequence ATGGGAGCGATGGTCATGGCGGTGCAGGGTCCGTTCAAGGTCGCGTTCGGGGACGTGTTCCCCTACGGCGCGTTCGTCAAGGGCGGTGTGGAGCCGGTGCGGGACTTCGACCGGTCGACCCGCGAGAACTTCGTCCAGGCGCGCGACAAGGACACGGGGGAACTGGTCTGGTCGGTGGAGGTCCTGGACGCCGACCCCGAATCCAAGGGCACGTTCAAGGTCAAGCTGATGGCACCGGTGCAGCCGATCATTCCGGAGGCTCCGGCGGGGTTCCCGTTCGTGCCGGTGGAGTTCGACGGGCTGGCGGTCACGCCGTACGTGAACAGCGGTACCGGGCGGCTGGCGTACTCGCTGAAGGCGGCGGCGGTGCGTCCGGCCAACTTCAACAAGGGCGGCGGCGCGGCCCGTGGCTCGGGCAAGGACGCGGCTGCGAAGGACGCGGCGTGA